The DNA window ACGGGTGGGAACGCAGGTGTCGAACATGTCAATGCCCATCCCCACGGCCTTGACGATCTGGTCCGGAAAACCGATGCCCATGAAATACCGCGGCTTGTCCGCCGGCAGGAAAGGAATGACCCATCCCAGGGCCTCGAACATTTGTGTGACGGTTTCTCCGACGCTGACACCGCCGATGGCATAAGCGTCAAGATCAAGGGCAACGAGTTCTTCGGCGCTTTGACGGCGCAGGTCTTCATAGGCCGCGCCCTGGACAATGGCGAACAAACGCTGGCCCGCCTCATGCATGCCGGTTTTGTGAAAATGATCTTTGCAGCGTTTGGCCCAGGCCGTGGTGCGTTTAAGACCGCGCATGGCTTTTTTGCGGTCGCAGGGATGGGGCGAACATTCATCCAGCGGCATGACCATGTCAGACCCTAAAACGCGCTGGATGTCCATGACCTTTTCAGGAGTAAAAAAATGCGTGCTGCCGTCGATATGCGAACGGAACTTCACACCCTCATCAGTGATCTTGCAAAACTTGGTCAAACTGAAGGCCTGATATCCCCCGCTGTCGGTGAGGATGGGTCTGTCCCAATTCATGAACCTGTGCAGACCCCCAGCCGCTTCCATGATCTCCAGCCCCGGGCGCAAATACAAATGATAGGTATTGGATAAAACGATCGGCGAGCCCATGTCCTTAAGGTCAATGCCGGACATGGTCTTGACGGTCGCGGTGGTGGCCACGGGCATGAAAAACGGGGTCGGCACCTCGCCGTGAAGCGTGGTCACAATGCCCCGGCGGGCGTCGGTACCTGCGTCTTTCTTTAATAATTTAAAAAACATAAAATTATCCGTAGGGGCGATGCTTGTCATCGCCCGCAAACAGGGCGAACACAAGGTTCGCCCCTACAAAATCAACATTGCATCTCCATAGCTATAAAAACGGTAACGTTCCCGCACGGCCTCGGCATAGGCGCGCTGAACCAGATCATATCCGCCAAAAGCGCAGACGAGCATCAACAGCGTGCTATAGGGCAGATGAAAATTGGTCAATAAAATGTCCGCGGCCTTAAAACGGTATCCGGGATAAATAAAAAGGTCTGTTGTTCCTTTAAGCGCGCCTGTCGCCGCCACGCTTTCCATGACCCGGCAGGATGTCGTGCCCACCGCAGCGACGGGACGTCCAGCCGCTTTGGCTTTTAACAGCGCGGCCTGCGTGGAGACGCCAACAGCATAGGTCTCTTTGTGCATCGGATGCCGGCGGATGTCCGGCGTTTCCACGGGCTTAAATGTCCCATAGTTGATATGCAAAGTCAACTCCAAAAAACCATGGCCCTTTGCCCTCAAACGCCGCATCCGTTCCTTGGTAAAATGCAACCCGGCCGTGGGTGAGGCGACAGACCCCAGGCGTTTGGCGTAAACGTTCTGGTAATAGTCGCGGTCCAGGGGCTCGTCGGCGCGTTTGATGTAGGGCGGCAAAGGAACATGACCCACGTCCTTCAGGCGGCGGATGACATTTTTCACGTTGAACCGGACAATGAGTTTTTCCTTGTCCGTTAAAACCGCGCTGATCCCAAATCCAAAATCCACTCTCTCGCCTTCGCGGATCTTTTTCAAGGGCTTTAACAGCACCTCAAATGAATACCCGTCGGAAAGCTGATCGAGCAAAAAAACCTCGGCCTCTCCCCCGGTGGCAGCCCTGCGGCCCAACAAACGCGCGGGGATGACCTTGCTGTTATTGACGACGAAAACGGTTTTTGGCGCAAGATACTGTTCGATATCGGCAAATACGCCGTGGCGGATGGTTTGAGCGCTGCGGTCAAGGACCATGAGGCGCGCCCGGTCCCTGTCAGGGCACGGGTACTGGGCGATCAGGTCTTCGGGGACATCGGTGCCGTACGCGTTGAGATCAAAGAAGTTATTTGCCGGCGGGTGTGGGACGGTGGTTCTCTGGAAGGTCATGATAATCCATTATCTCGGCGCGGGGGTAATAATAGCTCAAGATCTGTTTGTAGGTGAACTGCTGCAGGGCCATGCCGCGCGCCCCCCACTGGCATAAGCCGACACCGTGGCCCCAGCCCTTGCCGGTCAGATCAGCGTAATAACCCTGCATGCTAATTTCATAATTATTGCTTTTGAGGACATTAGGGCCAAGAACTTCCCGGAAGTCCTTGCCGGATATCAGGGTTTCCTTGCCGTCGCGCGACGTGATCTTGATATGATTAATGCGTCCGCTGCGGTTGCGGTCCACGATATTCAAGTCCTTGATAGGTCCGACGGCGTAGCCGTTCCTGTTGAGCGCATCCTGGATGTCTTTGAGACGGAAATTCTTCTTCCATTTCATGTGCGGGGAATCCTTGCAGAAATTACACGCCACTCCCCTTAAAGGCGCCAGGTCGATCGCCCACAGATCGTTGGCATCCTCGGTCATGCCGCCGCAGGTGGCGTGAAAATACGCGGGCAATACCTTGTCTTTGAATGCCAGCACTTCCCCGACGGTATGGGTGACCGCCAGCCCCGTACGGTAGCGCTCGGAATCCTTGCCGCCGTAGACCTGCGAATAAATATCATTGGTGACGTCGTAATCCTTGTTCGCCGAGCCCGCCATGGCCTGCAAAACATAGGTGCGGGTGGCAACGGCCTGGGCCTTGATCGCCTCCATGGGCCAATGATGCGAGACCTCGTGATAAAGCACGCCCCTGATATAATCTTCAATGTTGATGCTGTTGACCGCGGTCAGGCGGTTGTCCGCGGTACGGATGATGGTCACATTGCCGCGGAAACGCCGGTTGTTGACAACGACCGACGCGTCGCGCAAGGGCTCGATGATGACGCGCTGATACGGATAAGCCTGCATGCCGATCAAGATGCCTTTGTCCAAAAGCCGCACCCTGGATATGGCCAGGCGGGGCCCCTTGGTGATGACCTTCCCATGGTCCACGTCGCGGAAATTGTATGGACCGTCGAGCTTCAAGTTGATCTCACGGGCATCCCGGACAATGGCCACACGCACCATCTGCGGCGGCATGTGCTTTTTGTCGCCACTGGCCGACGCAGTCCCCGCAGGGGCGAACGCAACAAGGCCGGCCAAACCCAAGGCCCCCGCGAAAACCGACGACACTAAAATCCTTCTTTTCATCTCACGCCGCTTTCTCCCGCAGGTATTTGTCCGCCGCCTCGGTCAGTTCCCGGCCGCGGCCGGTGCGCCTTAAGAACCCGGCCTTCAGCAAAAACGGCTCCACCACATCCACGATGGTGTCGGTCTCTTCATTGAGCGTCGCGGCCAAGGCCTCGATGCCCACGGGCCCGCCGTTGTAATGGGTCTTGATGGCGATCAAAAGTCTCCGGTCCAGATCATCCAGCCCCGCGATGTCGATCCTCAAGGCCTCCATCGCCTCCTCGACCACCGAGGACTTGATATGATTGGTGCCGGTCTTGACCTGGACGTGATCGCGCACGCGGCGCAACAGCCGGTTGGCGATGCGCGGGGTGCCGCGCGCGCGCCGCGCAATGGCACGGGCCGCGTCCGGCTCAAGAACGACATTCAATTTCACGGCGGACGCGCCGACAATGGCGGCCAGGTCCTCTTCTCCATAAAATTCAAGGTGAAAAAAAATACCGAAACGGTTGCGCAAAGGCGTTGTCAAAAGCCCGCTGCGCGTGGTGGCGCCGATGAGGGTGAAGGCTTTAAGATTAAAATTGATGGTCTTGGCATAAGGCCCCTTGTCCACGATGAAGTCGATCTTGAAATTTTCCATCGCCGGATACAGGAATTCCTCCACCGTCTTGGACAGGCGGTGGATCTCGTCGATAAAAAGGATGTCCCCGGCTTCCAGGTTGGTGAGGATGCCGATGAAATCCCCGGCCCGGTCAATGGCAGGCCCGGAAGTGACGGTGATGCGGGAGCCCATCTCGTGGGCGATGATGTGGGCCAAAGACGTCTTGCCCAATCCCGGAGGGCCGGAAAAAAGAACGTGCTCCAGCGGCTCCCCGCGCTTTTTGGCCGCGGCCATGGCCACCTGCAGGCCATGGACCACGTCTTTCTGGCCGATGAAATCCCCCAGGCGTCCCGGCCGCAAAGAAATGCCAACCACCTGGTCTTCTTCGGTTTCCTGATTTAAAACAACTCTTTTGATCTCATCCATAGTTATTGCGGGCCTTCATGCGCGCCGTTACGCATGACCTCAATGTCTTCAAACGCGCGGCGCTGCAGGACCACGATCTCTTTGAGCCGTATCAATTCCAAAACCGCGATGAAGGTGCAGACGATCTCGTCTTTGCCTGAACAACGGCTGAACAAAGCGGCCAAGGACACCCGCGGCTGGTCCGCCAGAAGATGCAACAGGGCGTGGACCTTTTCCTCGACGGTGTATTCTTCCTGCTTCAATTCATAGATCTTTTTTTCCGGGACGCTTTTAAGCGCGGCATTCAGCGCGTTGATGAGGTCAAACAAGGTGGCCTCAAACGTCACTTCCTCGGCGTCTTCTTTGATCTCATTGAGCCGCTCTTCATCCACCACCCGGCGGAAGAAATCCTGGCGCTCCTGTTCCCTGGTCTTTAAGGTCTCAGCGATCTCCTTGAATTTCTTGTACTCCTCCAGGCGGCGCACCAGTTCATCACGGGGGTCTTCCGGCGGGGTTTCGGCCAACGGGTCAGGCGGCAAAAGCATTTTGGATTTGATCTGCATGAGGGTGGCGGCCATCACCAAAAAATCCCCCACCACGTCCAGGTCAAGCATCTTCATCATGGCGATATATTCCATATACTGGTCGGTGACCGAGGCAATGGGGATATCGCAAATATCAATGTCGTTTTTCTTGATCAGGTACAGCAAGAGGTCCAGTGGGCCTTCAAATTTTTCTAATTGGATCTTGTAGTTCATAGTTTGGCGAATACCGCTTCTTTGACCTGCGCCATGGTCCTGGCCGCGATGACACGGGCTTTTTTCGCGCCCTCGCGCAAGACATCGGCAACGAAATCTTTGTCTTTTCCCAATTCCGCCCGTTTTTCCCGGATAAAGCCCAAATAATCCACCAGACGGCCGCCCATCACTTTTTTACAATCCACACAGCCTTTGAGGGCGTTGGAGCACCAGTGGCGCGCCTCCCGCTCCTGGTCAATGGCGAACACTTTATAATAACTGAACACATTGCACTCATCGGGATGGCCGGGGTCGGTCATCCGGATGCGTTTGGGATCGGTGATCATGCGGGCCGTCTTTTCGCGGATGACGTCGGGCGTGTCAGAAAGGTTGATGGCGTTATTGTAACTTTTGCTCATCTTGCGGTTGTCCGTACCCAACAGCCGCGGGACCGGCGTCAAGATGGCCTTGCAATCGGGAAAGAGTTCCGTCTTGTAGATAAAATTGAAACGCCGGCCGATCTCGCGGCACAATTCCAGGTGAGGCACCTGGTCCTCGCCGATGGGAACGGCATCGGCCTTATAAAGCAGGATGTCCGCGGCCTGCAAAACCGGATAACCTAAAAACGCGTAGGTCTGCAGGTCGCGGGAGGCGATCTCCCGCAATTGTTCCTTGTACGTCGGGTTGCGTTCCAGCCAGCCCAACGGCGTCAGGCAGGCCAGGACCATCTGCAGTTCCAAATGCTCGGGCACATCCGACTGCAGATAGACAATGCTTTTGTCCGGGTCAATGCCGCACGCCAGCCAATCCAGCACCATGTCCGCAATGTGACCCTGCACCTGGCGGCTTTGCTCATATTCGCTCATGAGCGCGTGCCAGTCGGCGATGCTGTAGATGCATTGCGCCTTGTCCTGCAGGTCCACCCAATTGCGCAAGGCCCCCAAAAGGTGGCCGAGGTGGAGTTTGCCCGTCGGACGCATGGCTGAAAAAACGGTTTTCATAGTTTTCTGGCGATCGACTCAACCTCGAAGGCTTCAATGACATCGCCGACCTGGATCCCGTCGAAATTGGCGACGGTGATCCCGCATTCAAAACCCTCGGCCACTTCCTTGACGTCATCCTTGAACCGTTTCAAAGTGCTGATATGGCCCGTGTGCGCGACCTCGCCGTTGCGCAGGACCTCCACCTGGGACTTGTTACGGACCTTGCCTTTTTGCACGTAACATCCGGCCACGACACCGGAGCGGCTCAATTTAAAGACATTGCGGATCTCAACGCGGCCCACGAAATGACGTTTGAGCCGGGGCGCCAGCAGCCCTTCCAGGGCCTTTCTGACGTCGTCGACCGCGTCATAAATGATGCGGTATTCGCGCAGGTCCACGGGTGTTTTTTCCAGTTCCTCTTTGGCCTTGGTGTCTATCTTGACATGAAAAGCGATGATGATGGCCTGGGACGCCACGGCCAAAATGACGTCGGAAGCATTGACGTCGCCGACCGCCGCGTGCATGAACCGCAGTTTCACCTCATTGGTGGGGATCTTCGCCAGCGATTCCTTGAGCGCCTCAATGGAGCCCTGCACGTCCCCCTTGATGACGACCCGCAGTTCCTTGATATCGCCCTGCTGGATCTGTGAATACAGTTCCTCCAGGGAGACCCTGGCCGTGCCGGCCAATTTCTCGTGCTTGATCTTTTCCTGGCGCACGGCGGCGATGTCGCGGGCCTGTTTCTCGTCCTCGACGGCATAAAAAATGTCCCCGGCGGCCGGGACTTCCGACAGGCCGAGGATCTCGATGGGTGTTGAAGGCCCTGCTTCCTTGATGGGCCGCCCATGGCCGTCAAAAAGCGCTTTGACGCGCCCCGCGTAAGGCCCAACCACGACCGCATCGCCTTCCTTTAAAGTACCGCTTTGGACGATGAGCGCGGCCACAGTGCCCTTGCCCTGGCTCAAATGCGCGTCGATAACGATCCCCGACGCTTTCTTGGCGGGGTTGGCTTTCAATTCCAGGATCTCCGCTTCCAACAAAATACGCTCCAAAAGGGCATCAATGCCTTCTCCCGTCACGGCGGAAACACCGACCACTCCCACCTTACCGCCCCAATCCTCGGACGAAAGGTCATGGACGGCCAGTTGTTTCTTGACCCTGTCCTGATCGGCCTCCTTGCGGTCTATTTTATTGAGGGCAACGATGATGGGGGCCCCGGCCGCGCGGGCATGGTTAATGGCTTCTTCGGTCTGGGGCATGACGCCCTCATCGGCGGCCACGACCAGAACGACCAGGTCGGTGATGTGCGCCCCGCGGGCACGCATGGCCGTGAACGCCTCATGACCCGGAGTGTCCAAAAACGTAATCCTGCCGTTGGGAGTGTCGACGGAATACGCGCCGATATGCTGGGTGATGCCGCCGTGCTCGCCCTGGGCCACCCTGCTGGAACGGATACGGTCAAGCAAAGACGTCTTGCCGTGGTCCACATGGCCCATGAATGTTACCACGGGCGGGCGCGGTTTCAAGGAATCCGGATCATCCTTTTCGTGCTCATGGACATCGATCAGCTGTTCTTCCTTGCTCTTGACCTTAAGGATATTGTATCCAAAAAACTCGGCGATCTTGTGGACCGTCTCTTCGTTAAGATACTGGTTGATGCTGGCAAAAATGCCCATATCCAGCAGTTTCTTGAGCACCACATTGGTCTTCTGGTCGATCTTGACCGCAAAATCCTTGACGGTAATAGGGAACGGGATCTCAATGTCCCGCAAAGGACCGGTGGAAACGACTTCTTCAACCACGGCACCGGCGATGCTGGCCGACGGTTTGCTGGAACGGCTGCCGAAGGCCCCGAAACCGCCTTCGGGCGAACGTTTGCGTTTCTTGGCCAGCGGTTTGACTGTGACAAAGGGCTGGTCAAAACGCATGGTCTTTTTCTTGAGAGGATCAAACTGGTAAACTTCCTTGGGTATTTCGATCTTGGAAACGTCAACCTTGGGCGGCTGCGGAGGTGGTGGTGGCGACGGCGGGGGCACGACCGCTTGTGGTGAGCTTGATCGAACCACCTGCGGTGAGATCGGTCGAACCACTTGCGGCTTGGGCGGCGGAACAACCGCTTTGATCGGCTCTGCCGCCTTGGCTTTAGGCGCAGCCACGACAACTGGCGCGTGGGCAACGGGTTTTTTGGGGACTTTTTTCGCAACGGCCGGCTTTCCGCCGGAGGCGGATCCGCCTTTGGCGGAAATCACCTTTTTCTTCACTATTTTTTTCTTCGGCGCTTCATCCTCTTCATCCTTAACGGCCTCACCGATGCCTTGCTTGGCCAAAGCGTCACGCAAGACGATCTCAACGATCTTGGTCAGGGACCCGTCCTTGGCCTTGAGTTTCAAGGTCTTGAGTTTCTTGAGAAGGAAATTCTCCGTCACTTTTAATTCTTTAGCCAGATCCGATATCAACATAACGTCTATGCCTCTTCCTCTTCAGACCCCGCTGGAGGCGGGGTTGGCCCGGCCTGCTCGGCCTGGGCCTGCTTTTGCTTTTCTTCCCATTGTTTGGCGGAATAAATGTCCAGTTCCCAGCCGACCAATTTGCTGGCCAGGCGCACGTTCTGGCCATACTTGCCGATGGCCAAAGATAACTGGTCCTCGTCCACGATGATGTTGACGCGCTTCTCATCGGCAATGAGCTGCATCTGCGAAATTTCCGCCGGGGACAGGGCCGCCTGGATGTATTCCTTGATATCGTCGGAATAACGCACGATGTCGATCTTTTCGCCGTGCAGTTCGGTGACGATGTTCTTGACACGCGAACCGCGCATCCCGACACAGGCGCCGACGCAATCGATCTTGTCGTCCTTGGAAAAGACCCCGATCTTGGTGCGCTCGCCGGGGTCGCGGGCGATGGCTTTCACCTCGATGATGCCCTCGTAAATTTCCGGCACTTCCAGTTCAAAAAGGCGTTTGACAAAATTCGGGTTGGTGCGCGAAAGGATGATCTGGGGGCCCCGCGTCTCGCGGCGCACCTCTAAAAGATAAGCGCGGATGCGTTCCCCCTGACGGAACTCCTCTTTGTTGGACTGTTCGCTGCGGGGGATGAGCGCTTCGGTCTTGCCTAAGTCCACAATGATATTGCCGCGCTCAAAACGGTACACGGCACCGCTGATGATCTGGCCCAGACGCACGCTGTATTCATTAAAAACCACGTCTTTTTCCGCCTCACGGATCTTCTGGATGACGACCTGTTTGGCGGTTTGCGCGGCGATGCGGCCGAACTCGCTGGAATGGATCTCCTGGTCGCCGGCCCAGGCGGTCAATTTTCCGGTCTCACGGTCCAGGGTCACCTTGACCTCCACCTCTTTGTCCACGCTCCAGATCTTCTTGGCGGCGGAAGCCACGGCGGCCTCGACAGCGGCGATCAGGATCTCCTTGTTGATGCCCCGGTCGCGCTCCAATTGTTCCAAAATGGTCAGTAATTCATTCTCCATGCTTAAGCCTCTCTAAATAACCAGCGTTGCTTTAACGATCTGCCCCAAGGGCAAAACGATCTCTTTCTTCTTTGTCCGTACAACGATCTGTTTTTCATCGGCGGCCATCAGCACGCCGCTGTATTCTGTTTTTCCTTCCACCGGCTCTTTGAGCCAAAAGCGGACCGCGCGATCCAGGTTACGGCGGAAATCTTTGGCCGTGACCAACGGCCTGTCCAAGCCCGGCGAAGAAAATTCCAGCGAATATCCCTGCTCCCCTAAAAACCCGTCGGCGTCAATGGCTTCAACGATGGTCTGGTTGAGCGACGCGCATTGCCCGACGGTGATGCCGCCCGCGGGCAGATCGGCCGCAAAACGGATGATCACATCCTCTTGATAAACACCCACGCTCAATTCCACGGGGTCGACACCGGCGTTCGCCAGAATGGGCGCGGCCAGCGTTTCCACCTTACAGCGGATCTCATCCGTATCTAAGGGCGGCATAACTTTAAAACAGCTTCCACGGCGCTGTCTTTAGCGACCATCTCGGTCTTGCCTGTCCGGCGGCATTTGATCTCCGCCTGACCCTGGGCCAGCGTGCGCTTGCCGATGACGATGCGATAGGGAATGCCGACCAAGTCCGCGTCATGGAACTTGCGCCCGGCGCTTTCGTCGCGGTCATCCAGCAAAACATCCAGGCCCGCCGCGGTCAAGTCCTCATAATATTTTTTGGCTAAAGCCATGCTTTCGGCATCGCCCGCCTGCACCGGCAGGATCTCCACGTCAAAAGGCGTCACCTCCCGCGGCCAGATGATGCCATCCTTGTCGCAATTGATCTCGATCATGGCGGCGATCAGCCGGCTGACCCCGATGCCGTAACAGCCCATGATCACGGGTTTTTGCTGACCGTCCTCATCAAGATACAAAGCGCCCAAAACCTGGCTGTATTTGGTGCCCAATTGGAAAATATGACCCAGTTCAATGGCTATTTTGCGCTCCCACGGACCGTTTGCCGGCGGCGGCTGGCCATTGTTATCTTTAACGGCCCGGCCGGCCCCGTTGACCCACAGCACATCCTCTCCGATCGGGGCCAGGACCAAAAATTCATGGGAAACGCTCCCGCCCATGGCCCCGGGATCCGCCTCGACGGTCACGGCATCCAAACCGCAACGTTTAAAAATTCTCAAATACGCCCCGTGCTGCAGATCGTAATTCTTCTTTAAGCCCCCCGCGTCGCGGTCAAAACTGTACGCGTCTTTCATCAAAAACTCGCAGGCGCGCACGATGCCGAACCGGGTGCGGGTCTCGTCGCGGAACTTCGTTTGGATCTGATACAGGGTCACCGGCAATTGGCGGTAACTCTGGATGAAATGTTTGACCAGATCCGTAATGACCTCTTCGTGCGTGGGCCCCAGGCACATGCGCCGGCCCTTTTTATCGTCAAAGGTGATCATCACTTCTTTGAGCGTCACATCGCGCCCTGTCTTTTTCCAAATATCAACGGGCTGCAAAGACGGCATCAAAAGTTCGTGACAGCCGATCGCGTCCATTTCTTCGCGGATGATGTTTTCCACCTTGCGCAGGACGCGATACCCCAAAGGCAAATACGTGTACACGCCGGAAGTCAGCATGTGCACCAGGCCGGCGCGCAGCGACAATTGATGGCTGACGGCCTCTGTACCGACCGGTATTTCTTTGAGCGTCGGGATAAAATATTTGGACCACAACATAAATCACAGACGCAGCATTGCTGCGTCTCTACCTCCCTTATTCGAAAAGCCCGTTCAAAGATACATTGCGCCGGACAAACGTGGGATAACACGAGGGCCGCTTGCGGGACATGGTCCAATCGCCCACGACCTTGCCGCCCTGATCAATGCGTTCCTGTTTGAACGTAAAAATATCCTCCAGCGTGATCATTTTGGTTTCCTTGTCGAAACGCAGATCCGTGATATTGGCCACCCTGCGCACACCATCGAGAAAAAGCTCAACGTAGACAATAAGGTCAATGGAGCTGGCGATCTGCTGCTGGATCTGTTCCCCGCTCAGGCGAATCCCGGACATGAGCATCATGGTGGTCATGCGGTTAAAACATTCCTGCGGGGAATCGGCATGGACAATGGCCAACGAACCCGCGTGCCCGCTGGCGATGGATTGGACCAGGTCCAGGACCTCGTGGCTGCGCACCTCGCCGATGATGATGCGGTCCGGACGCATGCGCAGAGAATTGATAAAAAGGTCGCGGATGGTCACTTCGCCCCTGCCTTCAATATTGGCGGTCTTGGACTGCAGGGACACGACATGGTCCTGCATGAGCCGCAACTCAGCCGTATCTTCAATGGTGATGATGCGTTCGTGCGCCGGGATATGGCTGGAGAGCACATTGAGCAGGGTGGTCTTACCGCTGCCGGTGGAACCGCAAAAAACGATATTCAGTTTGGCCTTGATGGCGGCCGTCAGGAACGCGGCCATGGGCCTGTTGAGCATGCCGCGCCCGATGAGATCATCAACGCTCGTCAGGTTGGTGGAAAATTTACGGATGGTCATGATCGGCCCGTGCAGGGAGCACGGCGGCAGGATGACGTTGACCCGCGACCCATCGGGCAGGGAAAAATCCACGTACGGCGAGGACTCGTCCACCCGCCGGTGGGAACCGGAAGCCGCCAGCATTTTCTGGATCGTATGCGAAAGCTCGGCATTGTCTGAAAAATGGACATTGGTCTTCTCGGTCTTGCCGGCACGCTGGATGTAGACGGACTTGGCGCCATTGACCATGACCTCGCTGACCATCGGGTCCTCCATGAAAGGCCGCAACGGCCCCAGGCTCACGATGGCCGTGACCAGTTCCCGGATCACGGCGGTGCGCTCCTCCATGGAGACCGTCAATTGTTTCTCACGGCATAAACTGGTGATGGCCTCGTCCACAAAAAGCTGCAGCTGGTCCTCGTGCATCCGGTCCTTGATCTCCAGAAAATTGGTCTTGGAGATCAAATAATGGTAAATGACGGATTTCAGTTCTTTTTGATCTAATGTGGCCATATGTTCACGATCCTGTCAATGAGCCCGATGCGTTCAAAATCCGAATAAAAAACGAACACCGCTAAAACGATGATCAGGCTGAAACCCGCCCGGGTGATGATCCGGTCCACCCGCAGGGACAATGTTTTGCCGCGCAGTTTCTCCAGGCCCATCAGGAACAAATGCCCGCCGTCCAAAGGAACGACCGGCAGTAAATTGAAGATCGCCAAACTCGCGCTGATGACCCCGACGATGTGCAGCAAGAACGAAAACCCGACCGTGATGGCGAACTTGACAATGAAGAACATGCCGATGATGCCCATGGCTTCCTTGGGGGAGCGCAGGCCCAAAGCCATCTCATACAACGCCGTGCAGGTCTTGACCGTCACCGATCCCAGCTCCTGGACGGCCTTGAGGGACGCTTGGAAAAAACCGTAACGCGTGATGACCAGGTCCCCGGCATTGTCCATCGGCCGGGGCCCCACCCCGATGCGCCGGGTGACATGCGTCCGTCCAAAAATATCTTTCTGCGTCTGGTCCGAAGGGACCAGGGTCTTTTCAACCCGCTGTCCCTGACGCTCCAAAACAATGGACAGTTGTGCTGCTTGCGAGGTTGTCACCGCTTCCTGCAGGTCCGGCCAATGCAGGACGGCCTTGCCGTTGACATTCAGGATCTTGTCCCCGGGTACGATCCCCGCTTTCTGGGCCGCTGACCCCTCAAGCACCTGGCCGACGACCGCGGGGACTTTCTTCGCGGAAGCGTCCAGGTCCACATGGCCGATCATAAAGACCGCCCAAAAACAGGCGTAAGCCAAAACCAGATTGACCACCGGCCCCATGACCACGATCAGGGCCCTGCGCCCGATGGATTTCCCAAAAAATTCGCCGCTGACACCCTTGCATTGGTCCCGTTCGTCGCCGGCCATCTTGACATAGCCGCCCAAAGGAATGGCGCACAAAGCAAATTCCGTGCCGTTGATGACCCGGCCGGCGATCTTGGGGCCGAAACCCAAAGAAAATTGCTCGACCTTCACCCCGCATTTCCTGGCCGTGATGTAATGCCCCCACTCATGCACCAGGATGAGGATGCTCAATATGAAAATAAAAATAAACAATGTCATCATTATATTTTTTCCATCACAG is part of the Candidatus Omnitrophota bacterium genome and encodes:
- a CDS encoding CpaF family protein, which codes for MATLDQKELKSVIYHYLISKTNFLEIKDRMHEDQLQLFVDEAITSLCREKQLTVSMEERTAVIRELVTAIVSLGPLRPFMEDPMVSEVMVNGAKSVYIQRAGKTEKTNVHFSDNAELSHTIQKMLAASGSHRRVDESSPYVDFSLPDGSRVNVILPPCSLHGPIMTIRKFSTNLTSVDDLIGRGMLNRPMAAFLTAAIKAKLNIVFCGSTGSGKTTLLNVLSSHIPAHERIITIEDTAELRLMQDHVVSLQSKTANIEGRGEVTIRDLFINSLRMRPDRIIIGEVRSHEVLDLVQSIASGHAGSLAIVHADSPQECFNRMTTMMLMSGIRLSGEQIQQQIASSIDLIVYVELFLDGVRRVANITDLRFDKETKMITLEDIFTFKQERIDQGGKVVGDWTMSRKRPSCYPTFVRRNVSLNGLFE
- the nusA gene encoding transcription termination factor NusA, with product MENELLTILEQLERDRGINKEILIAAVEAAVASAAKKIWSVDKEVEVKVTLDRETGKLTAWAGDQEIHSSEFGRIAAQTAKQVVIQKIREAEKDVVFNEYSVRLGQIISGAVYRFERGNIIVDLGKTEALIPRSEQSNKEEFRQGERIRAYLLEVRRETRGPQIILSRTNPNFVKRLFELEVPEIYEGIIEVKAIARDPGERTKIGVFSKDDKIDCVGACVGMRGSRVKNIVTELHGEKIDIVRYSDDIKEYIQAALSPAEISQMQLIADEKRVNIIVDEDQLSLAIGKYGQNVRLASKLVGWELDIYSAKQWEEKQKQAQAEQAGPTPPPAGSEEEEA
- the proS gene encoding proline--tRNA ligase — encoded protein: MLWSKYFIPTLKEIPVGTEAVSHQLSLRAGLVHMLTSGVYTYLPLGYRVLRKVENIIREEMDAIGCHELLMPSLQPVDIWKKTGRDVTLKEVMITFDDKKGRRMCLGPTHEEVITDLVKHFIQSYRQLPVTLYQIQTKFRDETRTRFGIVRACEFLMKDAYSFDRDAGGLKKNYDLQHGAYLRIFKRCGLDAVTVEADPGAMGGSVSHEFLVLAPIGEDVLWVNGAGRAVKDNNGQPPPANGPWERKIAIELGHIFQLGTKYSQVLGALYLDEDGQQKPVIMGCYGIGVSRLIAAMIEINCDKDGIIWPREVTPFDVEILPVQAGDAESMALAKKYYEDLTAAGLDVLLDDRDESAGRKFHDADLVGIPYRIVIGKRTLAQGQAEIKCRRTGKTEMVAKDSAVEAVLKLCRP
- a CDS encoding M50 family metallopeptidase: MMTLFIFIFILSILILVHEWGHYITARKCGVKVEQFSLGFGPKIAGRVINGTEFALCAIPLGGYVKMAGDERDQCKGVSGEFFGKSIGRRALIVVMGPVVNLVLAYACFWAVFMIGHVDLDASAKKVPAVVGQVLEGSAAQKAGIVPGDKILNVNGKAVLHWPDLQEAVTTSQAAQLSIVLERQGQRVEKTLVPSDQTQKDIFGRTHVTRRIGVGPRPMDNAGDLVITRYGFFQASLKAVQELGSVTVKTCTALYEMALGLRSPKEAMGIIGMFFIVKFAITVGFSFLLHIVGVISASLAIFNLLPVVPLDGGHLFLMGLEKLRGKTLSLRVDRIITRAGFSLIIVLAVFVFYSDFERIGLIDRIVNIWPH
- the infB gene encoding translation initiation factor IF-2; this translates as MLISDLAKELKVTENFLLKKLKTLKLKAKDGSLTKIVEIVLRDALAKQGIGEAVKDEEDEAPKKKIVKKKVISAKGGSASGGKPAVAKKVPKKPVAHAPVVVAAPKAKAAEPIKAVVPPPKPQVVRPISPQVVRSSSPQAVVPPPSPPPPPQPPKVDVSKIEIPKEVYQFDPLKKKTMRFDQPFVTVKPLAKKRKRSPEGGFGAFGSRSSKPSASIAGAVVEEVVSTGPLRDIEIPFPITVKDFAVKIDQKTNVVLKKLLDMGIFASINQYLNEETVHKIAEFFGYNILKVKSKEEQLIDVHEHEKDDPDSLKPRPPVVTFMGHVDHGKTSLLDRIRSSRVAQGEHGGITQHIGAYSVDTPNGRITFLDTPGHEAFTAMRARGAHITDLVVLVVAADEGVMPQTEEAINHARAAGAPIIVALNKIDRKEADQDRVKKQLAVHDLSSEDWGGKVGVVGVSAVTGEGIDALLERILLEAEILELKANPAKKASGIVIDAHLSQGKGTVAALIVQSGTLKEGDAVVVGPYAGRVKALFDGHGRPIKEAGPSTPIEILGLSEVPAAGDIFYAVEDEKQARDIAAVRQEKIKHEKLAGTARVSLEELYSQIQQGDIKELRVVIKGDVQGSIEALKESLAKIPTNEVKLRFMHAAVGDVNASDVILAVASQAIIIAFHVKIDTKAKEELEKTPVDLREYRIIYDAVDDVRKALEGLLAPRLKRHFVGRVEIRNVFKLSRSGVVAGCYVQKGKVRNKSQVEVLRNGEVAHTGHISTLKRFKDDVKEVAEGFECGITVANFDGIQVGDVIEAFEVESIARKL